A part of Streptomyces sp. NBC_01497 genomic DNA contains:
- a CDS encoding TetR/AcrR family transcriptional regulator → MPSITRSPSDSEENRAKVESAVFEAVKNLLDSGMKYTEISVQKIIVEAQIARSTFYSHFRDKSDLLSRLGRSLSKSFFEEATSDALDVWDAVESPDGLQGITKLLEGSIARHRRHFSVLSAISETAAYDSSVHNFYTTDLEEFEKRVVSDLRRRQEEGMTDSRVDPIVAGRIIVWGGEQAIAHHISKVDQSGDAAFALELASIWWYGAYNRRLS, encoded by the coding sequence ATGCCGTCCATCACCCGTTCACCCTCCGATTCCGAAGAAAACCGCGCAAAAGTGGAGTCCGCCGTCTTCGAGGCGGTCAAAAATCTGCTCGACAGCGGAATGAAATATACCGAAATCAGCGTCCAAAAGATTATCGTCGAGGCGCAGATTGCGCGTTCGACTTTCTATTCGCACTTCCGGGACAAGTCTGATCTCTTGTCCCGGCTTGGTAGGTCACTCAGCAAAAGCTTTTTCGAGGAGGCGACTTCTGATGCCCTCGATGTGTGGGACGCAGTGGAATCGCCGGACGGCCTGCAGGGCATCACCAAACTCCTCGAAGGGTCGATCGCGCGGCATCGGAGGCATTTCTCCGTACTGTCGGCCATCAGTGAGACCGCCGCGTATGACTCTTCGGTGCACAACTTTTACACGACTGATCTGGAAGAATTTGAGAAAAGGGTCGTCAGTGACTTGAGACGGCGCCAGGAGGAGGGGATGACAGACAGCCGAGTGGATCCGATCGTGGCCGGGCGGATCATTGTCTGGGGTGGGGAGCAGGCGATCGCCCACCACATCAGCAAGGTGGACCAGAGCGGCGACGCGGCTTTCGCCCTGGAACTGGCCTCCATCTGGTGGTACGGCGCATACAACCGCCGCCTTTCCTGA
- a CDS encoding alpha/beta fold hydrolase, whose amino-acid sequence MLIFDHQGNPLRSARAAVNGTRLHYRMGGSGEPVVLLHGVPKTGYHWRHIVPLLTPNYTVVVPDLRGLGDSFSAEEGYDTVTLSEDIAQLMDSLGHREYRVVGEDWGAATAYQLAARYPDRVRQLVYQEALLAGFGWEDTTHLTRSNVSQGSFVFHLGFFFKPDVPELLISGHEREFITWWLKNEAYNVDALTAEALDEYVRCYSSPGSLRAMLSIYRASLDDADSNHLAARTPLDIPVLAVGGQFAIGADTERQMREVARDVRGIVLATGHQVAEEAPAETAAAYLEFFRTLPSS is encoded by the coding sequence ATGCTCATCTTTGACCACCAAGGAAATCCTTTGCGGTCTGCTCGGGCCGCCGTCAACGGAACGCGACTGCACTACCGCATGGGCGGATCAGGTGAGCCCGTGGTTCTGCTGCACGGCGTTCCCAAGACCGGCTACCACTGGCGCCACATCGTTCCGCTGCTCACCCCGAATTATACCGTCGTGGTCCCGGATCTGCGGGGGCTGGGCGACTCATTTTCAGCGGAGGAAGGCTACGACACCGTCACCTTGAGCGAGGACATCGCACAGTTGATGGATTCGCTGGGACACCGTGAATACCGTGTCGTCGGTGAGGACTGGGGAGCTGCGACGGCTTACCAACTTGCGGCGCGGTACCCCGACCGAGTACGGCAACTCGTCTACCAGGAGGCGCTGCTCGCCGGTTTCGGCTGGGAGGACACTACGCACCTCACCCGGTCGAACGTGTCTCAGGGGTCATTCGTGTTTCATCTAGGATTCTTCTTCAAGCCCGACGTTCCCGAGCTTCTCATATCCGGACATGAGCGCGAGTTCATCACCTGGTGGCTCAAGAACGAGGCATACAACGTCGATGCCCTGACTGCGGAGGCACTCGACGAATACGTGCGCTGTTACTCGTCCCCGGGCAGCCTCCGGGCCATGCTGTCGATATACCGGGCAAGCCTCGATGATGCTGACAGCAATCACCTTGCAGCGCGGACTCCTCTGGACATTCCGGTTCTCGCAGTGGGCGGGCAGTTCGCCATAGGAGCGGACACCGAGCGTCAGATGCGCGAGGTGGCACGGGACGTCCGGGGTATCGTGCTGGCCACGGGGCACCAGGTGGCCGAGGAGGCTCCGGCGGAGACCGCGGCGGCTTACCTTGAATTCTTCCGCACGTTGCCCTCGTCTTGA
- a CDS encoding winged helix-turn-helix transcriptional regulator translates to MHTMVHINSLAQEIFTHIANKWALLIVNALGDGTLRFTHLHTAVQGISHKMLAQTRRTLERDGVVDRRVYATVPPRVEYSLTEAGRGLRDTVNEMCTWTRQHARHIEAARRHFDGQQGPGAVVVRRPER, encoded by the coding sequence ATGCACACCATGGTGCATATCAACTCTCTCGCACAGGAGATCTTCACGCATATCGCGAACAAGTGGGCACTTCTCATCGTCAATGCCCTGGGTGACGGCACCCTGCGTTTCACGCACCTGCACACAGCGGTCCAGGGCATCAGCCACAAGATGCTCGCGCAGACACGGCGCACGCTGGAACGGGACGGAGTCGTCGACCGCCGCGTGTACGCGACCGTGCCACCACGGGTCGAGTACAGCCTCACGGAGGCCGGGCGCGGCCTCAGGGACACGGTCAATGAGATGTGCACATGGACCAGGCAGCACGCCCGACACATCGAGGCTGCCAGAAGGCACTTCGACGGTCAGCAGGGCCCTGGGGCCGTTGTCGTACGACGGCCCGAGCGCTGA
- a CDS encoding ISL3 family transposase, whose translation MRDVNSLVAMVFSGLSALVIEDVADDGEVIRVIARTRDVPVPCPVCGVPTGKVHGYHVRTVADVPVDGRQVVASVRVRRLVCPVLGCRRQTFREQVPGLIERLQRRTMRLTSQVSKVVKELCGRAASRLARFLATPLSYATALRLLRRIPPPTVRIPRVIGVDDFALRRRHRYATIIIDAETGERVDVLPDREAATLEAWLRGKKEVEVVCRDGSATYAEAIRRALPDAVQVSDRWHLWRNLCDKILAEVRAHAPCWATVNPPRPGGVREQTTRERWHTVHALLDSGVGLLECARRLNLALNTVKRYARIPEPSADRIAPRYRPTLVDPYRDHLRQRRAEDPTVPVTHLLHEIRELGYTGSANLLVRYLNQGRAEGDRPVTTPRRVARLLLTHPEHLSTKDTDLLGLLTAACPEMTALARLTGEFAALLTPAQANDNKLTQWITTVRTVDLPHLHSFCNGLELDRAAVNAGLTLPHHNGRTEGVNTHTKRIMRQMHGRAGFELLRHRILLSA comes from the coding sequence ATCCGCGATGTCAACTCCCTTGTGGCAATGGTGTTTTCAGGGCTCTCGGCACTGGTCATCGAAGACGTGGCAGATGACGGCGAGGTGATCCGGGTCATCGCCCGGACCCGGGATGTTCCGGTGCCCTGCCCCGTGTGCGGGGTGCCGACGGGGAAGGTGCACGGGTATCACGTCCGGACGGTGGCGGATGTGCCGGTGGACGGTCGGCAGGTCGTGGCCAGCGTCCGGGTGCGACGCCTGGTCTGCCCGGTCCTGGGCTGCCGGCGGCAGACCTTCCGCGAGCAAGTCCCTGGGCTGATCGAGCGCCTTCAACGTCGCACCATGCGTCTGACCAGCCAAGTCTCTAAGGTAGTCAAGGAGTTATGCGGCCGGGCGGCCTCCCGTCTCGCCCGGTTCCTGGCCACGCCCCTCTCCTACGCCACCGCCCTGCGCCTGCTGCGGCGCATCCCCCCACCGACGGTGCGGATCCCGAGGGTGATCGGGGTCGACGACTTCGCCCTGCGCCGCCGCCACCGCTACGCCACGATCATCATCGACGCCGAGACCGGGGAACGCGTCGACGTCCTGCCCGACCGCGAGGCCGCCACCTTGGAGGCATGGCTGCGCGGGAAGAAGGAGGTGGAGGTCGTGTGCCGGGACGGCTCGGCCACCTACGCCGAGGCGATCCGCCGGGCACTGCCCGACGCGGTGCAGGTCAGCGACCGCTGGCACCTGTGGCGCAACCTGTGCGACAAGATTCTGGCCGAAGTCCGCGCCCACGCCCCTTGCTGGGCCACCGTCAATCCGCCCCGGCCCGGCGGGGTACGCGAGCAGACCACCCGCGAGCGCTGGCACACAGTCCACGCCCTCCTCGACTCCGGCGTCGGCCTGCTCGAATGCGCCCGCAGACTGAACCTCGCCCTGAACACCGTCAAGCGCTACGCCCGCATCCCTGAACCGTCCGCCGATCGCATCGCCCCACGCTACCGGCCTACCCTCGTTGATCCCTACCGCGACCACCTGCGTCAACGACGGGCGGAAGACCCGACCGTCCCCGTCACCCACCTCCTCCACGAGATCCGGGAACTGGGCTACACCGGCAGTGCCAACCTGCTGGTCCGCTACCTCAACCAGGGCCGCGCCGAAGGCGACCGCCCCGTGACAACCCCACGCCGCGTCGCCCGGCTTCTGCTCACCCACCCCGAGCACCTGTCGACCAAGGACACCGACCTGCTCGGACTCCTCACCGCTGCCTGCCCGGAGATGACCGCGCTCGCCCGACTCACCGGCGAGTTCGCCGCTCTCCTGACCCCGGCCCAGGCCAACGACAACAAGCTCACCCAGTGGATCACCACCGTCCGCACCGTCGACCTGCCCCACCTGCACAGCTTCTGCAACGGCCTCGAACTCGACCGCGCCGCCGTGAACGCCGGCCTCACCCTGCCCCACCACAACGGCCGGACCGAGGGCGTCAACACCCACACCAAGCGGATCATGCGGCAGATGCACGGCCGTGCCGGATTCGAACTCCTCCGCCACCGCATCTTGCTCAGCGCATAG
- a CDS encoding lactate/malate family dehydrogenase, producing MGVVGAGAVGQAVCTVLISGGLDGRLLVASRTITQAGALAADLDDMRSALRHPAAPQAVPVEELQGCDAVVIAARADFVNHNTHDVRQGWAVANAHVIRELATVLHGFDGVVLVVTNPVDLMTRLFAETSGCRRLFRIGSNLDSARYRLALATHLGMPLHTVEGHVIGEHGDHAVVCATPPTPGRPAAPQRPAAQRPPETPTGRHHCARGREPPRGQ from the coding sequence ATCGGCGTTGTCGGCGCCGGGGCGGTCGGCCAGGCCGTGTGCACCGTGCTGATCAGCGGCGGCCTGGACGGGCGGCTCCTTGTAGCCTCCCGCACCATCACGCAGGCCGGCGCGCTCGCCGCGGACCTCGACGACATGCGCTCCGCCCTGCGCCATCCTGCCGCGCCGCAAGCCGTGCCCGTCGAGGAGCTGCAGGGCTGCGACGCCGTGGTCATCGCGGCCCGGGCAGACTTCGTGAACCACAACACCCACGACGTGCGCCAGGGCTGGGCCGTCGCGAACGCCCACGTGATCCGCGAACTCGCCACCGTGCTGCACGGTTTCGACGGTGTCGTCCTCGTGGTCACCAACCCAGTCGACCTCATGACCCGCCTGTTCGCCGAGACATCAGGATGCCGGCGCTTGTTCAGAATCGGCTCGAACCTCGACAGCGCCCGCTACCGCCTCGCGCTTGCCACCCACCTCGGTATGCCGCTGCACACCGTGGAAGGGCACGTCATCGGCGAGCACGGCGACCACGCCGTGGTGTGCGCCACTCCACCCACTCCGGGTCGTCCAGCAGCTCCTCAGCGTCCGGCAGCCCAGCGCCCTCCAGAAACACCAACAGGTCGACATCACTGTGCGCGAGGCCGAGAACCTCCCCGCGGGCAGTGA
- a CDS encoding helix-turn-helix transcriptional regulator → MTRPASLKLAEVLAEIRMSASAFYRLRARGKAPRMIKLPNGELRCRRVDLDAWWAACERDTPEWR, encoded by the coding sequence ATGACGCGACCTGCCTCCCTAAAACTCGCCGAAGTCCTTGCGGAGATTCGAATGAGCGCATCGGCGTTCTACCGTCTCCGTGCCCGCGGCAAGGCGCCTCGAATGATCAAACTCCCGAATGGTGAACTGCGCTGCCGTCGAGTGGATCTGGATGCTTGGTGGGCGGCATGCGAAAGGGATACACCTGAATGGCGATGA